The Spirochaetota bacterium sequence AGTCCGAGATTCAGAAGGATGTCGTCGCGCAGTTCGAGCCCCTGCTCGTCCTCGGGATATATCTTGAGCAGGTTGAGGCATGCGATGTAGGCCATGAAGAGATCGCCGATCTCGTAGTACACGTTTATGAGATTGAAATGGGTTTCGGGTATCATCGTATCCATTTCGATGGACCTTGCGTAATAGTGGATGGCCTTTTCGAATTCCGCTTCTTCCCAATAGACTCCCGCAAGGTTCGCGAGGGTCACCGCGTCGTCGGGATACAGGGCCGCGGCTTTTTCAAGCACCTGCCGGGAAGCCTTGAACCTGCCGAGCTCGCACAGGGCGATGCCAAGGCCGTTCAGGATGTCGGGATCGGATTCATGAAGGCGCGCGCCGATGCTGAAAAGCTTGAACGCCCGGCGATAATCCCCCAGTTCCACGTACTCGTATCCAATGTCGATTATGCTGCTTGAGTCGCGATCGAACTCGAGAAGCTCGTCCGAAGTGAGGATTCCAATTATTCTATCTTTATAGCGCTTTATGTCCTTCATGCCCTGGATGCCCTGCAACTCGAGCGCTCGGGGATCGAGACGCTGCGCGCTTCTCCTTCCCTGATAACAAAAAGACGCGAAATAGGAAAATGTCAATACAATTTATCAAAATTTACCCCCAGGCGCCGCCCGAAAATCCTATTGACACGGCAGCGGGTCAGGGATAGGAATTCCACAATAATTTACTTCGGTTTTCACCCCATGAATTCGTATACTTTAAAAATGGATTAGTCGCCCGAACGGCAAGGCTCACGCCATCCATGCCGGGGTGACAGAACGGTGAAGCGAAACGCATACGGGTCCTGACCGGCACCCGCATTTCGCAACCAACGAAGTGGCCGCAGCGTGCGGTAAGGGAGATGAACATGAAAAAGTATCAATGGCTTGTCCTGTGTGTAGTCCTGGCTCTCGGTGGCTGCAAAGTCAAAGGAGACGTGCTCGCGACATACAAAGAAGGCCGGATTACCCGCGGCGAATTTTACGATTGGATCGA is a genomic window containing:
- a CDS encoding tetratricopeptide repeat protein, whose amino-acid sequence is MKDIKRYKDRIIGILTSDELLEFDRDSSSIIDIGYEYVELGDYRRAFKLFSIGARLHESDPDILNGLGIALCELGRFKASRQVLEKAAALYPDDAVTLANLAGVYWEEAEFEKAIHYYARSIEMDTMIPETHFNLINVYYEIGDLFMAYIACLNLLKIYPEDEQGLELRDDILLNLGLSI